GTGCCCGAGGTGAAGATGATGTCGGCGATGTCGCCCCCGTCGACGCTGCGGTGCACCGGCGAACCCGTGCTCAGGAAGTCCGATTTCAGATCGATCACCGGCACACCGGGCGGGGCGCTGAAATCCAGTCCGAGAAAGCCCTTCTCCACCAGGACGAGCTTGGCGCCGCTACGGCGGATGATGTCCTCGGCTTCGCTCGGTTTGAACCGGGTGTTGACCGGAACCAAGACGCCGCCGGCGGTCAGCAGCCCGAAAGCGGCGATAATCCAATCCGCCGAGTTCGGTGCCCAGATCGCTACCCGATCGCCATTGGCGACACCGGCCGCGGCGAATGCTCCTGCCGCGCAACGGACCCGGTCGGCCAGCTTAGCGAAGCTAAGCCGTACCGGGCCGTCGGCGATCGCCTCGGCATCCCCGAAGCGATCGCCGGCGCTCAGGACCATCTCGGGAATGGTCTGCCAGCGTGGCACCGCTAAACGGTGACGAGCCGACCGAGGTTGCCGCCCATGATCTTGGCCTGGTCCTCGATGGGCAGGTGCGACAGCGCGGTGATGTAGTGGGTCGGCTCGGCCAGACCCTCCGGATGCGGCCAGTCCGAACCGTAGAGCACCTGGTCCACACCGACCAGGTTGATCAGGTCGTCGATACCCTCCTCGTAGAACGGGCTGACGTAGATCCGGTTCTTGATCTCCTCCATCGGGTTGCCCAGGAACGCCTCGGGCGCCTTCCGGTAGACCTCGGTCATGGAGTCCAGCAGCGGGAACATCCACTTGGAGCCGGCTTCCACAATGCCGACCTTCAGCTTGGGGTGGCGGAACAGGGCGCCGTGAATCACCCACGAGGCCACCGCATCCTGGATCGGGCGCCACTCGTTGAGGATGCCCATGGCGTTGGTCTGGAACGGCAGCATCTCTTCCACCGAGCCGTCCCACTCCGAGGTGTAGCGGGAGTAGCCGCTGTCCGACGAGTGCATCCCGATGAAGACGTCGTGCTCGACGCACCTCTCCCAGAACGGGTCGAACTCGGGCAGCGCGAACGAACGCGGGCCGCGGAAGCCGGGCACCGGAGCCGGGCGGATCAGGATGGCGCGGGCGCCGCGCTTGACCGCCCACTCCAGTTCCTCGATGGCCTTCTCGACGATCGGCAGGGTGATGACCGGTGTGGTGAAGATGCGGTTCTGGTAGTTGAAGCCCCACACCTCGTCCAGCCACTGGTTCAGCGCGTGGATGATGACGTGGATGGTGACCGGGTCATCGCGCAGCCGCTCCTCGATGAGGCTGGCCAGCGTCGGGAACATCAGCGAGCGGTCGATGCCCAGCTCGTTCATCAGCTCCAGCCGGGGGGCGGGCTCGAAGAACGCCGGAATGGACTTCATCGGTTCGCCGAACAGTTCGCGCTTGCTCTTGCCGTCGGGATTGCCGTACTTGAAGTACTCCTCCCAGGCGCCGGGCTTGGCGACCACCGAGAAGGTGGGGTTCGGGATGTAGTTGCTGATCTGGCCGCGGATGGCGATCTTGGTGCGCCCGTTGATCTCCACGTACTGGACGACGTCCTTGTACTCCTTGGGCAGGTACTTGGTCAGCGCTTCGGGCGGCTCGTAGAGGTGGTTATCCGCATCGAACAAGGGGAACGGGACGTCCACGCGATGTGACAGTTGACCCATGAAATGCTCCTTTTCGGTTCATGAGAATCTTATTCTCATGAAGGTGTCGTTGCAACACTGCCTGTGAGCTGCTTGCGGACCAGGTACTTCTGCACCTTGCCGCTGGCGGTGCGCGGGAAGTCCTCGACCTCGCGCAATTCCTCGGGCCACTTCTGCCGCGCGACGCCCATCCGCTCGAAGTGCTCCTGCACCTGCGACATGGCCGGCAGCTCGCACGCCGGTTTGAGGCGCAGCACCGCGACCGCCCGCTCCCCTAGCCGGGCATCCGGAGCCGCGACCACGACCGCTTCGGCCACCGCCGGCATCGCCAGCAGGACGTCCTCGACCTCTACCGCGCTGATGTTCTCGCCGCCGCGGATGATCACATCGGCTTTGCGGTCGGTGATGGTCAGATACCCGTCGGCGTCGAGCACCCCGATATCGCCAGTGTGGTACCACCCGTCGGCATCGAAGGCCGCCGCGGTCAGCGCGTCGTCGGTGTAGCCCAGGCACAGGTCGGGTCCCCGGCTCAGGATTTCGCCGTCAGGGGCCAACCGCACTTCCACGCCGGGCCGGGCATCGCCGTCGGTGAACAGCCGCTTGTCCTCGGGAGCGCTCGGGCGTGACCCGGTGATCGACGGGTGCTCGGTGCTGCCGTAGGAGCGGAAGACGAAGATGCCCAGGTCAGCAAGTCGTCGGGTGACCGCACCCGGCACCGTCGACCCGCCCAGCCCGACGTGGCGGATGTGGTGCAGGTGGGCGTCGGTGAAGTCCGGGTGGTCGAGCAGGCTGGTGACGAAGTACGGCGGTCCGCCGCCGATCGACACCCCCTGTTCTGCCATCAGCGCCAGCACCTTGGCGGGATCCCAGACATCGGCGAGGTCGATCGGCGCCCCCTCCAGCACCGGGATGAGAAACGCCCCGACCATGCCGATGAAGTGTCCGACCGGAGTGGCGGTGAGCTGCCGACCGCGGTCCTTGGGGTAATTGGCGAGCAACTGGCGGGTCTCGCAGCACAGGGTCTGGTGACTGTGGATGACGCCCTTGGGTTCACGGGTGGTCCCGGAGGTGAATGCGATCAACGCGGGCGCCGCGGGATCGGCATCCAGGGTGCCCGCCATCGGTTCGTCGGCGAGCAGGTCTTCGAAGTCGTCAACGTTCCCGCCCACCACGCTCGCGTCGTTCCCGCCCACCACGCTCGCGTCGTTCCCGCCCACCACGCTCGCGTCGTTCCCGCCCACCACGCTCGCGTCGTTCCCGCCCACCACCCCGACGATCGGGATGTCGGCGCACAGCTCGGGACGGAAACTCATCCGCCCGAACCGCTCGGCGGTGATGAACACCCGCGGCCGGCTGGCGGACAGGATGAAGCCCAATTCCCGCGGACCGTAGAAGTGCACGACGGGCACCACGACCGCACCCAGGAACGCCGCCGCCCAGAACGCCGCGGCGGCCTCCATCCAGTTAGGCAGCTGCAGCGCCACCACGTCACCCGGACCGACGCCGCGGGCTCGCAGGCCGGCCGCCAGACGGCGGGCAACCAACTCGACGTCGGCAAAACTCCCCCGCCACGGCCGAACCGCCGAGTGCACCTCGAACCCGGTCTCGGCGCCCGCCGCCAGCCCGCTAGCAAGCAGGTCACCGAGGGTTTCGCGGGTCCACCACCCCTGCTCTTCGTAGTGCCGAGCCAGGTCGGCAGGAATCTTTCGCATCTTGCCCGTGATGCTATTCTCCGTTTTTGAGAATGCCAATATCTTGAGCGGAGAGCCATGGGCCAGGACTGTCCGGACGAGCTGGACGTACAACTGGATGACGGCCTGGCCGTCATCACCATCAACCGGCCCCAGGCCCGCAACGCCATCGCCCCCGAGACCATGGAGCAACTCGACCGGGCGCTGGACAAGGTCGCCGGGGCGCAGGCCCTGGTGATCACCGGCGGCG
The window above is part of the Mycolicibacter sp. MU0102 genome. Proteins encoded here:
- a CDS encoding amidohydrolase family protein, which encodes MGQLSHRVDVPFPLFDADNHLYEPPEALTKYLPKEYKDVVQYVEINGRTKIAIRGQISNYIPNPTFSVVAKPGAWEEYFKYGNPDGKSKRELFGEPMKSIPAFFEPAPRLELMNELGIDRSLMFPTLASLIEERLRDDPVTIHVIIHALNQWLDEVWGFNYQNRIFTTPVITLPIVEKAIEELEWAVKRGARAILIRPAPVPGFRGPRSFALPEFDPFWERCVEHDVFIGMHSSDSGYSRYTSEWDGSVEEMLPFQTNAMGILNEWRPIQDAVASWVIHGALFRHPKLKVGIVEAGSKWMFPLLDSMTEVYRKAPEAFLGNPMEEIKNRIYVSPFYEEGIDDLINLVGVDQVLYGSDWPHPEGLAEPTHYITALSHLPIEDQAKIMGGNLGRLVTV
- a CDS encoding AMP-binding protein, with product MRKIPADLARHYEEQGWWTRETLGDLLASGLAAGAETGFEVHSAVRPWRGSFADVELVARRLAAGLRARGVGPGDVVALQLPNWMEAAAAFWAAAFLGAVVVPVVHFYGPRELGFILSASRPRVFITAERFGRMSFRPELCADIPIVGVVGGNDASVVGGNDASVVGGNDASVVGGNDASVVGGNVDDFEDLLADEPMAGTLDADPAAPALIAFTSGTTREPKGVIHSHQTLCCETRQLLANYPKDRGRQLTATPVGHFIGMVGAFLIPVLEGAPIDLADVWDPAKVLALMAEQGVSIGGGPPYFVTSLLDHPDFTDAHLHHIRHVGLGGSTVPGAVTRRLADLGIFVFRSYGSTEHPSITGSRPSAPEDKRLFTDGDARPGVEVRLAPDGEILSRGPDLCLGYTDDALTAAAFDADGWYHTGDIGVLDADGYLTITDRKADVIIRGGENISAVEVEDVLLAMPAVAEAVVVAAPDARLGERAVAVLRLKPACELPAMSQVQEHFERMGVARQKWPEELREVEDFPRTASGKVQKYLVRKQLTGSVATTPS